A section of the Oryza sativa Japonica Group chromosome 1, ASM3414082v1 genome encodes:
- the LOC4325725 gene encoding uncharacterized protein isoform X1: MFVQFIVGLREYSALQIIVLLEFFFWGAYQVLRVKCFMSFFEEWEVRKGVCQLYCTLFVLSCFRFTCPLIVRCIVNGSLFPNREIMFPQRNLTLASCQALLLFSVLCPVLRL, translated from the exons ATGTTTGTACAATTTATAGTTGGACTAAGAGAGTATTCTG CCCTGCAGATCATCGTAttgttggaattttttttttggggggcttACCAGGTTCTCAG GGTGAAGTGCTTTATGAGCTTCTTCGAGGAATGGGAGGTCAGAAAG GGCGTTTGCCAACTTTACTGTACGCTCTTTGTTTTATCATGCTTTCGGTTCACGTGTCCTTTG ATTGTCAGGTGTATTGTGAATGGCAGTTTATTTCCGAACAGAGAAATCATGTTTCCTCag AGGAATTTGACATTGGCATCATGCCAAGCCCTGTTGCTGTTTTCCGTCCTATGTCCTGTCCTGAGGTTGTAG
- the LOC4325725 gene encoding uncharacterized protein isoform X2, with translation MFVQFIVGLREYSALQIIVLLEFFFWGAYQVLRVKCFMSFFEEWEVRKIVRCIVNGSLFPNREIMFPQRNLTLASCQALLLFSVLCPVLRL, from the exons ATGTTTGTACAATTTATAGTTGGACTAAGAGAGTATTCTG CCCTGCAGATCATCGTAttgttggaattttttttttggggggcttACCAGGTTCTCAG GGTGAAGTGCTTTATGAGCTTCTTCGAGGAATGGGAGGTCAGAAAG ATTGTCAGGTGTATTGTGAATGGCAGTTTATTTCCGAACAGAGAAATCATGTTTCCTCag AGGAATTTGACATTGGCATCATGCCAAGCCCTGTTGCTGTTTTCCGTCCTATGTCCTGTCCTGAGGTTGTAG
- the LOC4325725 gene encoding uncharacterized protein isoform X3, whose product MTSPADHHVCTIYSWTKRVFCPADHRIVGIFFLGGLPGSQGEVLYELLRGMGGQKEEFDIGIMPSPVAVFRPMSCPEVVE is encoded by the exons ATGACGAG CCCTGCAGATCACCATGTTTGTACAATTTATAGTTGGACTAAGAGAGTATTCTG CCCTGCAGATCATCGTAttgttggaattttttttttggggggcttACCAGGTTCTCAG GGTGAAGTGCTTTATGAGCTTCTTCGAGGAATGGGAGGTCAGAAAG AGGAATTTGACATTGGCATCATGCCAAGCCCTGTTGCTGTTTTCCGTCCTATGTCCTGTCCTGAGGTTGTAGAATGA